A window from Burkholderiales bacterium encodes these proteins:
- the obg gene encoding GTPase Obg, with translation MKFIDEALIRVVAGKGGDGIASFRREKYVPRGGPNGGDGGRGGSVYLVADANLNTLVDYRHERIFRAENGENGRGSDCYGKSGRDIHLRVPVGTIVTDAETGEVLADLSIPGQTTLVAKGGAGGLGNLHFKSSTNRAPRQFTRGELGEERELKLELKLLADVGLLGLPNAGKSTLLRALSAARPKVADYPFTTLHPNLGLVRVEAHRSFVVADIPGLIEGAAEGAGLGHQFLRHLARTRLLLHVVDIAPLDPQADPVREARAVVQELKKYDPALHRKPRWLVLNKVDLLPPEGRDDAVRRFVRTYRWRGPTFAISALTGEGCRELAYAVMEYLEANSLDAAPALATQAGTEGHGFRRRPSPAFGGQGGQQPGDQRRSRPGPRRSRPLGGTDRPAAPGRKTGGPGLFGSHRRGAAAPRLEAAPPRPARAAGGGGRRPDGPGAGL, from the coding sequence ATGAAGTTCATCGACGAAGCCCTCATTCGCGTCGTGGCCGGAAAAGGCGGCGATGGCATAGCGAGCTTCCGGCGGGAGAAGTACGTTCCCCGGGGCGGACCTAACGGGGGCGACGGGGGCCGCGGAGGCAGCGTCTACCTGGTGGCCGATGCGAACTTAAACACCCTGGTGGACTACCGTCATGAGCGGATTTTCCGCGCCGAGAACGGGGAAAACGGCCGCGGCTCCGACTGCTACGGCAAGAGCGGGCGCGACATCCATTTGCGGGTGCCGGTGGGGACGATCGTCACCGATGCCGAAACGGGCGAAGTGCTGGCGGACCTGAGCATCCCCGGCCAGACCACCCTGGTAGCCAAGGGGGGCGCCGGAGGCCTGGGCAATCTGCACTTCAAATCCAGCACTAACCGGGCGCCGCGCCAGTTCACCCGGGGCGAGCTGGGGGAGGAACGGGAGCTCAAGCTGGAGCTGAAGCTCCTCGCCGACGTGGGGCTGCTGGGCCTGCCCAACGCCGGTAAGTCCACCCTCTTGCGCGCCCTCTCGGCGGCGCGCCCCAAGGTGGCCGATTATCCCTTCACCACCCTCCATCCCAATTTGGGGCTAGTGCGGGTCGAAGCCCACCGCAGCTTCGTGGTCGCAGACATCCCCGGCCTCATCGAGGGCGCCGCCGAGGGAGCGGGGCTGGGCCACCAGTTCCTGCGCCACTTGGCCCGCACGCGCCTGCTTCTCCACGTGGTGGACATCGCCCCCCTGGATCCCCAGGCCGACCCAGTCCGGGAGGCCCGGGCAGTGGTGCAGGAGCTCAAGAAGTACGACCCGGCCCTCCACCGCAAGCCCCGCTGGCTGGTGCTCAACAAGGTGGACCTGCTGCCACCCGAGGGGCGGGATGACGCAGTCCGGCGGTTCGTGCGCACCTACCGCTGGCGGGGCCCCACCTTCGCCATCTCGGCACTCACCGGGGAGGGCTGCCGGGAGCTGGCCTACGCCGTCATGGAATACCTGGAAGCGAACTCCCTTGACGCGGCGCCGGCCCTCGCCACCCAGGCGGGAACTGAGGGCCATGGATTCCGTCGTCGCCCGAGCCCGGCGTTTGGTGGTCAAGGTGGGCAGCAGCCTGGTGACCAACGACGGTCGCGGCCTGGACCACGGCGCTCTCGCCCGCTGGGCGGAACAGATCGCCCGGCTGCGCCGGGGCGGAAGACAGGTGGCCCTGGTCTCTTCGGGAGCCATCGCCGAGGGGCTGCAGCGCCTCGGCTGGAAGCGGCGCCCCCACGCCCTGCACGAGCTGCAGGCGGCGGCGGCCGTAGGCCAGATGGGCCTGGTGCAGGCCTATGA
- the pilS gene encoding two-component sensor histidine kinase, translated as MSATTAAKSTGASTGAEQPPGSADPGGPAATAYPPPPFWRSLAYFNAYRLALGAILLGAVLLLGPDLILASANRRIYLFAAVGYLASAALFVVMIWARRVRFTVQLALQVAADVLFVTLMIHASGGMRSALGLLLLPTLAAAGLIAQGRMVLFFASLASMAVLAEAAYGVISGERSSADFFPTGLLCVGYFATAWLAHALARRVVESEELARRHGMRLASMAQINQLVIQDMHDGVLVLDGGGRILQRNSQAERLLGLVPGAGQGIEIGQLLPVLGERLRQWRENPETRFDLLRVSSTNRLVRTRFVPTGDGAEGGAVLFLEDMSRVQSQAQQLKLAALGRLTANIAHEIRNPLSAINHAAELLLEERDLNPTQQRLLSIIRDNTQRLERMVKEVLQLNRRDRVNAEVFRPEPFLRTFVEEFCHGQRVPQETFVVEVDTDRTVCFDRGHLNQVLWNLCSNAWRHCRKAPGSVRLRAVDGVTPNQVCLDVIDDGPGIDPKLRAQLFEPFFTTAPTGTGLGLFIAREICDANGATLDCLDADGGHFRVVCRRDHVKAQRASDAIRL; from the coding sequence GTGAGCGCCACTACTGCAGCGAAGAGCACCGGCGCCTCCACGGGGGCTGAGCAACCACCCGGATCGGCCGACCCGGGTGGGCCGGCCGCGACGGCTTACCCGCCCCCGCCTTTCTGGCGTTCCCTCGCTTATTTCAACGCGTACCGGCTCGCCCTCGGCGCTATCCTTCTGGGGGCGGTGCTGCTGCTGGGCCCCGACCTGATCCTGGCCTCCGCCAACCGCCGGATCTACCTGTTCGCCGCAGTCGGCTATCTCGCCAGCGCGGCGCTTTTCGTCGTCATGATCTGGGCGCGCCGGGTCCGCTTCACCGTGCAGCTCGCTCTCCAGGTGGCGGCGGACGTGCTTTTCGTTACCTTGATGATCCACGCCAGCGGGGGCATGCGCAGCGCCCTGGGCCTGCTGCTCCTGCCCACCTTGGCGGCTGCCGGGCTGATCGCCCAGGGCCGGATGGTGCTATTCTTCGCTTCCCTTGCCAGCATGGCGGTGCTGGCCGAGGCCGCCTATGGGGTGATCAGCGGCGAGCGCTCCAGCGCCGATTTCTTCCCCACGGGGCTCCTGTGCGTCGGCTACTTCGCCACGGCCTGGCTGGCCCATGCCCTGGCGCGGCGGGTAGTGGAAAGCGAAGAGCTCGCCCGCCGGCACGGGATGCGGCTCGCCAGCATGGCCCAGATCAACCAGCTCGTGATCCAGGACATGCATGACGGCGTGCTGGTCCTGGACGGAGGCGGCCGGATCCTGCAGCGCAACTCCCAAGCCGAACGGCTACTCGGCCTGGTCCCTGGGGCCGGGCAGGGGATAGAGATCGGGCAGCTCCTGCCGGTGCTCGGCGAGCGGCTGCGCCAGTGGCGGGAAAACCCGGAGACCCGCTTCGACCTGCTGCGGGTCTCTTCCACCAACCGGCTGGTGCGCACCCGCTTCGTGCCGACCGGCGACGGCGCCGAGGGCGGGGCGGTGCTCTTTCTCGAGGACATGAGCCGGGTCCAATCCCAGGCCCAGCAGCTCAAGCTCGCCGCCCTCGGCCGCTTGACCGCCAACATCGCCCACGAGATCCGCAACCCCCTTTCCGCCATCAACCATGCGGCGGAGCTGCTCCTGGAAGAGCGAGACCTCAACCCGACCCAGCAGCGGCTGCTCAGCATCATTCGCGACAACACCCAGCGCCTGGAGCGCATGGTGAAGGAGGTGCTGCAGTTGAACCGCCGGGACCGGGTCAACGCCGAGGTGTTCCGGCCCGAACCGTTTCTGCGCACCTTCGTGGAGGAGTTCTGCCACGGACAGCGGGTGCCCCAGGAGACCTTCGTCGTCGAGGTGGATACGGACCGGACCGTCTGCTTTGACCGTGGCCATTTGAATCAGGTATTGTGGAATTTGTGCAGCAACGCCTGGCGGCACTGCCGCAAGGCGCCCGGAAGCGTGCGGCTGCGGGCCGTGGACGGGGTCACTCCCAACCAGGTGTGCCTCGACGTGATCGACGACGGTCCGGGCATCGACCCAAAGCTGCGGGCCCAGCTCTTCGAGCCGTTCTTCACCACGGCGCCGACGGGCACCGGGCTCGGGCTCTTCATCGCCCGCGAAATCTGCGACGCCAACGGGGCGACGCTGGACTGTCTCGATGCCGACGGGGGACATTTCAGGGTGGTATGCAGGAGGGATCATGTTAAAGCGCAAAGAGCGAGCGACGCGATCCGGCTCTAG
- a CDS encoding ferritin has protein sequence MAVSSAGYHEPLEQISAETRNFHRALVSLQEELEAVDWYRQRADACADPALKEILLHNMREEIEHACMVLEWLRRNHPDFERNLKTYLFTEAPITEVEEANTGKSNVAPAGPRLTIGSLKQREGQ, from the coding sequence ATGGCAGTTAGCAGTGCGGGCTACCACGAGCCCCTGGAGCAGATCTCGGCGGAGACCAGGAACTTTCACCGCGCCCTCGTCTCCCTGCAGGAGGAGCTGGAGGCGGTGGACTGGTACCGGCAACGGGCCGATGCCTGCGCCGACCCGGCGCTCAAGGAAATCCTCCTGCACAACATGCGGGAGGAGATCGAGCACGCGTGCATGGTGCTGGAATGGCTGCGCCGGAACCATCCCGATTTCGAGCGTAACCTGAAGACCTACCTTTTTACCGAAGCACCCATTACAGAAGTCGAGGAAGCGAACACGGGAAAATCGAACGTGGCCCCGGCGGGCCCGAGGCTCACCATCGGTTCGCTGAAGCAAAGGGAGGGTCAGTGA
- the rplU gene encoding 50S ribosomal protein L21 produces the protein MYAVVKTGGKQYRVSAGDKLLIEKLPAEAGSQVVLDQVLLVADGDQVKTGTPLVPGAAVKATVLGQRKGEKIKIFKLRRRKHYRKTQGHRQTYTEIRIDGIEGLSS, from the coding sequence ATGTACGCTGTGGTGAAGACCGGCGGCAAGCAATACCGGGTCTCTGCGGGGGACAAGCTCTTGATCGAAAAGCTCCCGGCGGAGGCCGGCAGCCAGGTGGTGCTCGACCAGGTCCTGCTGGTGGCCGACGGCGACCAGGTCAAGACCGGCACGCCCCTGGTCCCGGGCGCGGCGGTGAAGGCCACTGTGCTCGGCCAGCGCAAGGGAGAGAAGATCAAGATCTTCAAGCTGCGCCGGCGCAAGCATTACCGCAAAACCCAGGGCCATCGACAGACCTACACCGAGATCCGGATAGACGGGATCGAGGGGCTTAGCAGCTAA
- a CDS encoding maritimacin, which yields MKYLNRDQAPFPSHLWEKIDEEAVKSARGLLTGRRFLDLEGPYGVGLTSVEIGADDYCRQPTEGEAGAVISRAISVPMIRKRFDLSVRRLEAHVTMGEPLNLNALAAAAEAVARREEEFIYYGQEGFHLEGLMNAKGRSRVKRGDWKSLEQALNDVLAAVNALDSNGLYGPYALALEPALYNSLFRRYEGTDMLQVEHLKRLCELGIYKAGIKGGVLVDPRVGRIVVGQDLMAGYAGNDGIHYQLFLSESLVLTIDEPRAICTLEGEGP from the coding sequence ATGAAATACCTCAACCGGGATCAGGCCCCTTTTCCTTCCCACCTGTGGGAGAAGATCGACGAGGAAGCGGTCAAGAGCGCGCGGGGTCTGCTCACCGGCCGTCGCTTCCTGGACCTGGAGGGACCCTACGGGGTGGGGCTCACTTCGGTGGAGATCGGCGCCGACGACTACTGCCGCCAGCCCACGGAAGGGGAAGCCGGCGCGGTGATCAGCCGTGCCATTTCCGTGCCCATGATCCGCAAGCGGTTCGATCTCAGCGTGCGCCGGCTGGAAGCCCACGTGACGATGGGGGAGCCCCTCAACCTCAACGCGCTCGCCGCCGCGGCGGAAGCGGTCGCCCGGCGCGAGGAAGAGTTCATTTACTACGGCCAGGAGGGCTTCCACCTAGAAGGCCTCATGAACGCCAAGGGTCGCAGCCGGGTCAAACGCGGCGACTGGAAGAGCCTGGAGCAGGCCTTGAACGATGTGCTGGCCGCGGTGAACGCGCTGGATTCGAACGGCCTGTACGGTCCTTACGCCCTGGCGCTGGAGCCCGCCTTGTACAACAGCCTTTTCCGCCGCTACGAAGGCACCGACATGCTCCAGGTGGAGCACTTGAAGCGCTTGTGCGAGCTAGGAATCTACAAGGCGGGAATCAAAGGGGGCGTGCTGGTGGACCCGCGCGTCGGCCGCATCGTGGTGGGCCAGGACCTGATGGCCGGCTACGCCGGCAACGACGGAATTCATTACCAGCTCTTTCTCTCGGAGAGCCTGGTGCTCACCATCGACGAGCCCCGGGCCATCTGCACGCTGGAAGGCGAGGGGCCGTGA
- the proB gene encoding glutamate 5-kinase encodes MGLVQAYESCFRTHGLHAAQVLLTHEDLADRKRYLNARSTLLTLLTLNVVPVINENDTVVTDEIKFGDNDTLAALVTNLIEAECLIILTDQEGLFEADPRRHPGARLIREARAGDPVLERMAGGVGSAIAKGGMLTKVLAAKRAARSGAATVIASGHEPEVLVRLAAGERIGTQLTTEQAPIAARKQWLADHLQVRGRLMLDAGAVKVLLEQGKSLLPIGVVDAVGDFDRGEVVACIAPDGREVARGLVNYSAEETRKILRRPSHEIEAILGYVDEPELIHRDNLVLL; translated from the coding sequence ATGGGCCTGGTGCAGGCCTATGAATCCTGCTTCCGCACCCATGGCCTGCACGCGGCCCAGGTTCTCCTCACCCACGAGGACCTGGCCGACCGCAAGCGCTATCTCAACGCCCGCTCGACGCTCCTCACCCTGCTCACCCTGAACGTAGTGCCGGTCATCAACGAGAACGACACGGTGGTCACGGACGAGATCAAGTTCGGGGACAACGACACGCTGGCGGCCCTGGTCACCAACCTCATCGAGGCCGAGTGCCTCATTATTCTCACCGACCAGGAGGGCCTGTTCGAGGCGGACCCGCGCCGGCACCCCGGGGCGCGGCTCATCCGCGAGGCCCGGGCGGGCGATCCCGTCCTGGAGCGCATGGCGGGCGGGGTGGGGTCGGCCATCGCCAAGGGGGGCATGCTCACCAAGGTGCTCGCCGCCAAGCGGGCGGCCCGCAGCGGCGCGGCCACGGTGATCGCAAGCGGCCACGAGCCCGAGGTGCTGGTGCGGCTCGCCGCGGGAGAACGCATCGGCACCCAGCTCACCACGGAGCAGGCGCCCATCGCCGCCCGCAAGCAGTGGCTCGCCGATCACCTGCAGGTGCGGGGGCGCCTCATGCTGGACGCCGGCGCAGTGAAGGTGCTCCTCGAGCAGGGAAAAAGCCTGCTGCCCATCGGCGTGGTGGACGCGGTGGGCGACTTCGACCGGGGAGAGGTGGTGGCCTGCATCGCCCCGGACGGCCGGGAGGTGGCCCGGGGGCTGGTCAATTACAGCGCCGAGGAGACGCGCAAGATCCTGCGCAGGCCGAGCCACGAGATCGAGGCCATCCTGGGCTACGTGGACGAGCCCGAGCTGATCCATCGGGACAATTTGGTGTTGCTGTGA
- the rpmA gene encoding 50S ribosomal protein L27, translating into MAHKKAGGSSRNGRESESKRLGVKRFGGQQVNAGEIIVRQRGTQVHPGENVGMGRDHTLFAKVAGRVQFVVKGPLKHKTVSIIPA; encoded by the coding sequence ATGGCACACAAGAAAGCGGGCGGCAGCTCCAGAAACGGGCGCGAATCGGAATCGAAACGCTTGGGGGTCAAGCGGTTCGGCGGACAGCAGGTGAACGCCGGCGAGATCATCGTCCGGCAGCGGGGCACCCAGGTGCATCCCGGGGAAAACGTGGGTATGGGCCGGGACCACACCCTTTTCGCCAAGGTGGCGGGCCGGGTGCAATTCGTGGTGAAAGGCCCCCTCAAGCACAAGACGGTGAGCATCATCCCGGCTTGA
- a CDS encoding ferredoxin — protein MPTPVESPREGSLEAPTRHPLRWREAEFYDEKALFAELERVFDICHGCRRCVSLCNAFPTLFDLVDASETMEVDGVAKEDYWKVVDHCYLCDLCYMTKCPYVPPHPWNVDFPHLMLRAKALRFKNGKTRFRDRVLSATDAVGKLAAIPVVAQTVNAANRSPSLRKALEKTLGIHRDALLPEYQWRTARRRLKGRASPVAQPEAAGRTRGRVALFTTCYGNYNEPQLAEDLVKVFEHNGIALTLVGRERCCGMPKLELGDLESVARAKEANVPALLEMVEKGWDVVAPVPSCVLMFKQELPLMFPGDEAVMRVRERIFDPFEYLALRHKEGKLKLDFQRTLGKVSYHAACHLRVQNIGLKTREILQLIPGTELDLIERCSGHDGTYAVKSEFHETSMKIGRPVMNRVRQKAPDYYASDCPIAGHQIENGLKDGRKPTHPLTLLRMAYGL, from the coding sequence ATGCCTACGCCGGTCGAAAGTCCCCGCGAGGGTAGCCTGGAAGCGCCCACCCGGCACCCCTTGAGGTGGCGCGAGGCGGAGTTCTACGACGAGAAGGCGCTGTTCGCCGAGCTGGAGCGGGTGTTCGACATCTGCCACGGCTGTCGGCGCTGCGTGAGCCTGTGCAACGCGTTTCCGACCCTGTTCGACCTGGTGGACGCGTCGGAGACGATGGAAGTGGACGGGGTGGCGAAGGAAGACTATTGGAAAGTGGTCGACCACTGCTACCTGTGCGACCTGTGCTATATGACGAAATGCCCCTACGTGCCGCCCCACCCGTGGAACGTGGACTTTCCTCACCTGATGCTGCGGGCCAAGGCGTTGCGCTTCAAAAACGGCAAGACCCGCTTCCGGGACCGGGTGCTCTCCGCCACCGACGCGGTGGGCAAACTCGCCGCGATTCCCGTGGTGGCCCAGACGGTGAACGCGGCCAACCGGAGCCCGAGCCTGCGCAAGGCCCTGGAGAAAACCTTAGGTATCCACCGGGACGCTCTGCTGCCCGAGTATCAGTGGCGCACGGCGCGGCGGAGGCTCAAGGGCCGCGCGAGCCCGGTGGCACAGCCCGAGGCTGCGGGCCGTACCCGCGGACGGGTGGCTTTGTTCACCACCTGTTACGGCAATTACAACGAGCCCCAGCTCGCCGAGGACCTGGTCAAGGTGTTCGAACACAACGGCATCGCCCTCACCCTGGTCGGGCGCGAGCGCTGCTGCGGCATGCCGAAGCTGGAGCTGGGAGACCTGGAATCCGTCGCCCGGGCCAAGGAGGCGAACGTCCCGGCCCTGCTGGAGATGGTAGAGAAGGGGTGGGACGTGGTGGCGCCCGTGCCTTCCTGCGTGCTCATGTTCAAGCAGGAGCTGCCCCTCATGTTCCCGGGGGACGAGGCCGTCATGAGGGTGCGGGAGCGGATCTTCGATCCGTTCGAATACCTGGCTCTGCGCCACAAGGAGGGCAAGCTCAAGCTGGATTTCCAGCGCACCTTGGGCAAGGTGAGCTACCATGCCGCCTGTCACCTGCGGGTGCAGAACATCGGTCTCAAGACCCGGGAGATCCTCCAGCTGATCCCGGGCACCGAGCTGGACCTGATCGAGCGCTGCTCGGGCCACGACGGGACCTATGCGGTGAAAAGCGAATTTCATGAGACGTCCATGAAGATCGGCCGCCCGGTGATGAACCGGGTGCGGCAGAAGGCGCCGGACTACTACGCGAGCGACTGTCCGATCGCCGGGCACCAGATCGAAAACGGGCTCAAGGACGGCCGCAAGCCCACCCATCCCCTCACCCTGCTGCGCATGGCTTACGGCTTGTGA
- a CDS encoding hypothetical protein (possible pseudo, frameshifted), translating into MTRRYLRVITLKTAKLFEAASRLGAILGGVEPRSEQSMAAYGMHLGTAFQLIDDVLDYSGDLHETGKNLGDDLAEGKATLPLIHAMRAGSPEQAALIRAAIERGGTEEFPSVLRTIRETGALEYTRARAAAESCLAAAMLEPLAPTRYKECLLQLTDFAVTRTY; encoded by the coding sequence GTGACGAGACGCTACCTGCGGGTGATCACGCTCAAGACGGCGAAGCTGTTCGAGGCGGCGAGCCGGCTGGGGGCCATCTTGGGCGGGGTCGAGCCCCGGAGCGAGCAGTCGATGGCCGCTTACGGCATGCACTTGGGCACGGCGTTCCAGCTGATCGACGACGTGCTCGACTACTCCGGCGACCTGCACGAGACCGGCAAGAACCTGGGGGACGACCTGGCCGAGGGCAAAGCCACGCTGCCCCTGATCCACGCCATGCGCGCGGGTTCCCCCGAGCAGGCAGCCCTGATTCGCGCCGCCATCGAGAGGGGGGGCACCGAAGAGTTCCCGTCGGTCCTGCGCACCATCCGAGAAACCGGGGCCCTCGAGTACACCCGGGCGCGAGCCGCCGCAGAATCCTGCCTCGCCGCGGCCATGCTGGAGCCCCTCGCGCCCACGCGCTACAAGGAATGTCTGCTACAATTAACCGATTTTGCGGTGACGCGAACGTATTAG